The genomic DNA AGGCAGTCGCTTCTTTGAAATAAACCAAGCTTTTTTGGATATCCATGATTTGATACAATTGTTTATTCTCAGTTGAAACTTTTAGTTGTGTCTCCAACAAATCACATTGTGCAAGTAAGGTAGAGAGATAAGTGTTATAGGACTGAGTGATCTGCCAAAGTAACTGCATAAAAATATTTAGAGTTGTCGAAAGATCGTTTCTTTGAAACGTTTGATGAAAGACTTTTTTCAAAAAAAGTGGTTCGTGATTCGTAATTGTGATAAGCTTCTTTTTGGGCGTGAGAATAATCGAAAACGGATAAGTATCTACTTGGAAATATCCGCTAGGACTAGTTTTTGGAAAAGGGTATTGCAATAATACCAATGCTGGTTTTGTAAGCTTTTCTTGATTAAATTCTTCTACCCGGGAGTTTTCTGCATCGTCTAAGACAGACGTGAGGTAATCTTTAGGTATTTGGAACTGTTTGATCAATTGATTGATTTCTTCTTCTGTTGGTCGCTCGACACAATACCAAATGGTTTCAGCCGTTTCTTCCATTGAATCAACCAATTTCTGGTCTTCAAGTGTGAAATACTTTATCATTGGGAACCTCCTCAATACTTCTTTCTTCTATTATAACCAATTCTTGAAAAGAACACATTGAAAGAGACTACCCACTGATTATCAATCTTGATTTGTCAAAAAACGGCTGCAACAAAATAATAAAACAGTATAAATTTAAACTAAATGAAATCGTTGTGTAAACTAAATCACGTATACTGAACGCAACGATAAAAAAGGAGATTTGTCGAATGGGCAGTTTTTCACCACTTGTATTGTTTTGGTACATCTTTCCGGCAATCGTGATTTTTGGTTGTCAATTTCTAGTAAAAATATTTGCATTGACTCGTCGTTTCAAAGTCAAAGCACCTGATTTAGCCGTTCCTTTTTTGTGGGGAGGCATCCACGCATTGTCTCGTAATACCGCTACGTCTTCATTTTTGCCCTTTTTATTGATCACCATCCTTTTAATGGCAATCTGTATCGCGATATTCCAAGCTTATTACTATGACGAACTTGTGTATTCACGTTATTTCAAAATGACTTGGCGTCTTACTTTTTTGGTGACCTTAGTCATGTATCTCGTTTTGATCGTCCTAAACATCCTTTCGTTTCTCTAATATGGCGCAATCAGGCTGTTAAAAGACTTTAAAAAATCTTTTAGCAGCCTTATTGTTAAAATTTTTTTTACTAATCAAAAAGTTATTCTCAGATTTCCCATAAAAGGTGGTAGAAAGTGGGGGATTGTGGTAGACTGATTTTAGTTAGTGGAGGATTGGGGGTAGTTTCGATGTTAATGGGCGAATTTCGGCATAATATTGATGCAAAAGGTCGCTTGATCGTGCCTTCAAAACTGCGCGAAGAATTAGGCGAACAATTCGTGTTGACTCGTGGATTAGATGGCTGTCTTTTTGGCTATCCGATGAGCGAATGGAACGAATTAGAGTCGAAACTCAATGATATGCCCCTAGCAAAGAAAGACGCTAGAACCTTTGTCCGTTTTTTCTACTCAGCAGCTACAGAATGTGAGTTGGACAAACAAGGACGTATCAACATCCCTAATACATTAAGAAACTACGCAACAATAACGAAAGAGTGTGTCATTGTTGGTGTGTCAAACCGAATCGAAATTTGGGATGAAGCCAAATGGCAAGAATTTTCAGAAGCTGCGGAAGAAAACTTTGATGAAATCGCTGAAAATATGATCGATTTCGGATTATAAGAAATAGGAAGAGGCTGACCAATGACTGAAACATTTCAACACTATACAGTCATGTTAAAAGAAACGGTAGATGGACTTGCAATCAAACCGAACGGAATTTATGTGGACTGTACACTCGGCGGAGCCGGGCATAGCGAATACTTATTAAGCCAACTGAATACAGAGGGTCATCTTTATGCGTTTGATCAAGATCAAATAGCAATCGATCACGCAAAAATACGTTTGGCTGAGTATGTCGAAAAAGGTATGGTCACTTTTATCAAAGCAAATTTCCGTGAGCTTGAAGAGCGCTTGACTGAATACGTACCTAAGGTCGATGGGATACTTTACGACTTAGGCGTGTCTTCGCCACAATTAGACGAAGCAGAACGTGGATTCAGTTATCATCAAGATGCGCCTTTGGATATGCGAATGGATCAATCGGCACATTTGTCAGCGTATCATGTGATCAACGAATATCCTTACAATGAATTAGTAAAGATTTTCTTTCGTTATGGAGAAGAAAAGTTTTCAAAACAAATTGCCAGAGAAATTGAACGGGTGAGAAAAGATCATCCGATTGAAACAACCGGGGAATTAGTAGAAATCATCAAACAGGTGATTCCTGCCCCAGCAAGACGAAAAGGCGGTCATCCTGCAAAACGCATTTTTCAAGCTGTGCGAATTGCAGTCAATGATGAGCTAGGTGCGGAGGAAGCCTCTTTAGAGCAAGCAATCCGCTTATTGAAGGTCGGTGGCCGGATCAGTGTGATCACTTTCCACTCATTAGAAGATCGGATCGTCAAAAACATGTTCAAAGAATATAGTACGGTCAAAGATTTACCACCAGGGTTGCCGATCGTACCTGATGAGTTCCAACCTGAATTAAAAGTGATAACGAGAAAACCGATGTTGCCATCTGAAGAAGAATTGGCAGAAAACAATCGTTCTCGTAGTGCAAAATTGCGTATCGCTGAAAAAATACGAGAGAAAGAGGAGTAGAAGAATGGCAGAACTAAAGAAAGTCCAACAATATCCATATGATTTACAAGAAATTGAACTACCAGAGCAACCTCTGCCAGATTCACCCTCAGAGAAAGAAATCGTTCTTCCTCAATCTCCAGCAAAACGCTTGAAGCAAATCTCTATTTTTGAAAAGCTTGCAGTAGTGTGTATTGCTTTTTCTGTCATCGCACTTTGCGTATTAACAGTGATGTTACGAACCAATATCAGTGGTATGGAAAAGCAAATCGGTGCGCTACAGGTTGAATATAATGAAAAAAATCAAGAAAAAATCAGTTTGGAACAAGAGAAAAGTGAACTTTCTCGTACCGAGCGTGTTAAAAAAATCGCAGAAGAAAAAGGGTTGTCAATCAATGACGACAATTTAAGGAAAGTGAAGTAAATGAGTCTTAAAAATAAATTCCGGCGGTTTATGGAAAAGAAAAATCTAAATCCGATGAACAATCGCAAAAAAGTAGGTATCATTTTATTTGCTACGAGTATTGGATTGTTCTTTTTATTTGCCGTTCGTTTTGCATACATCGTGATCGGTGGACATGTGGCTGGCACATCACTAGAAGAAAAAACGAACCAGCTTTATCAAGGTAGTGAAGAGGTCAAGGCAAAACGAGGCACGATTTTTGATCGTAATGGGGTGGCACTAGCAGAAGATGCCACGTCTTACTCGATCAAAGCGATTCTTTCCGAAACATACACGACTGGAAATAAAAAATTATATGCACAAGAAAAAGATTTCGATACACTTGCGGATATTATCAGTAAAAACCTTTCAATGGAAAAAAGTAAAGCCTTGAAGGTGCTACGTGATGGAGCCGAGCAAAATCTCTACCAAGTAGAGTTTGGGAATTATGGACGTAATATCACCCAAGAAACGAAACAAAACATCGAAGCAGAGATGAAAGCAGCTGATGTGACTGGGCTTTATTTCGATAACCATCCTGCACGTATGTATCCTAGTGGGGTATTTTCTTCCCATTTTATTGGCTATGCGGTACCGGATGAAGAAGAAAATGGTTTAGTTGGCCGACTTGGGATCGAATCTGCTTATAATGATATTTTGAGTGGACAAAACGGAAAGATCTACTATCAAAAAGATAATTTCCAAAACCCATTACCAGGTACTGTAGCAGAAGAAGAAAAGGCAACAGACGGTAAAGATGTGTATACGACCCTTGATAGTCGTCTGCAAAGTTACTTAGAAACATTGATGGATCAAGTCAATGAAGAATACCAACCTGAAGAATTGACTGCGATATTGATGGAAGCTAAAACAGGCGAGATCACTGCGATGAGCCAACGCCCGACATTCAATCCTGAGACGATGGAAGGGTTGACTGGTGAAGATGCTGTGTGGCGTAACATCCTTGTACAAGATTCTTATGAACCAGGCTCAACGATCAAAGTCTTCACGACAGCAGCAGCGATCGAAGAAGGTAAATTTGATGAAAATGAATCTTTCCTATCCGGACAGATCAAAGTGGCTGATGCCACGATCAATGACCATGACTTTGGTAAAAAAGGAATACTGACCATGCGTCAAGCTCTTTCATGGTCTAGTAACGTGGGAATGGTAATGCTGGAACAACGTTTAGGTGGCAAGTGGTATAACTATTTGCAAAAACTAGGATTTGGGCAAAGTACTCACTCTGGGTTGGATGATGAAGTTGCGGGTGCTTTACCCACTGCTAATATCGTTGACCAAGCGATGAGTGCGTATGGCCAAGCGATTGGTGTCACGAATTTCCAAATGATGAAAGCTTTCAGCGCGATCGCCAACAACGGGACGATGATCCAACCACGTTATATTAGTAAGATCGTTGATCCAAATACTGGAGAAGAAGTTTCTACTGAAACGGAAGTGTTAGGACAGCCATTTTCGAAAGAAACGACAGAAAAAGTTCGTGAGTATATGCGTGATGTCATAGAAAATGAAAATTACGGGAGTGCTTACGGAGTATATAATGTTCCGGGATACAATATTGCAGCTAAAACAGGAACAGCCCAGATTGCTTCTGATACAGGAGGTTATCTAACAGGTGATACCGCGTATTTGTATTCGATCGTCGAAATGGTACCAGCTGAGGATCCCGAATATGTCCTTTATCTGACAATG from Enterococcus mundtii includes the following:
- a CDS encoding magnesium transporter CorA family protein translates to MIKYFTLEDQKLVDSMEETAETIWYCVERPTEEEINQLIKQFQIPKDYLTSVLDDAENSRVEEFNQEKLTKPALVLLQYPFPKTSPSGYFQVDTYPFSIILTPKKKLITITNHEPLFLKKVFHQTFQRNDLSTTLNIFMQLLWQITQSYNTYLSTLLAQCDLLETQLKVSTENKQLYQIMDIQKSLVYFKEATASNLEALQQLAENQSVKNNHAMMNHLRDVIIETEQAKTTARIRLKLVEQMNQTFSAIISNNLNNIMKILTSLTIILTIPTIIGSIYGMNIKLPIAERDDAFLWLILLTVIISLLTTYYLKKGKFL
- a CDS encoding DUF3397 domain-containing protein, producing the protein MGSFSPLVLFWYIFPAIVIFGCQFLVKIFALTRRFKVKAPDLAVPFLWGGIHALSRNTATSSFLPFLLITILLMAICIAIFQAYYYDELVYSRYFKMTWRLTFLVTLVMYLVLIVLNILSFL
- the mraZ gene encoding division/cell wall cluster transcriptional repressor MraZ — protein: MLMGEFRHNIDAKGRLIVPSKLREELGEQFVLTRGLDGCLFGYPMSEWNELESKLNDMPLAKKDARTFVRFFYSAATECELDKQGRINIPNTLRNYATITKECVIVGVSNRIEIWDEAKWQEFSEAAEENFDEIAENMIDFGL
- the rsmH gene encoding 16S rRNA (cytosine(1402)-N(4))-methyltransferase RsmH, translating into MTETFQHYTVMLKETVDGLAIKPNGIYVDCTLGGAGHSEYLLSQLNTEGHLYAFDQDQIAIDHAKIRLAEYVEKGMVTFIKANFRELEERLTEYVPKVDGILYDLGVSSPQLDEAERGFSYHQDAPLDMRMDQSAHLSAYHVINEYPYNELVKIFFRYGEEKFSKQIAREIERVRKDHPIETTGELVEIIKQVIPAPARRKGGHPAKRIFQAVRIAVNDELGAEEASLEQAIRLLKVGGRISVITFHSLEDRIVKNMFKEYSTVKDLPPGLPIVPDEFQPELKVITRKPMLPSEEELAENNRSRSAKLRIAEKIREKEE
- the ftsL gene encoding cell division protein FtsL encodes the protein MAELKKVQQYPYDLQEIELPEQPLPDSPSEKEIVLPQSPAKRLKQISIFEKLAVVCIAFSVIALCVLTVMLRTNISGMEKQIGALQVEYNEKNQEKISLEQEKSELSRTERVKKIAEEKGLSINDDNLRKVK
- a CDS encoding penicillin-binding transpeptidase domain-containing protein, translating into MSLKNKFRRFMEKKNLNPMNNRKKVGIILFATSIGLFFLFAVRFAYIVIGGHVAGTSLEEKTNQLYQGSEEVKAKRGTIFDRNGVALAEDATSYSIKAILSETYTTGNKKLYAQEKDFDTLADIISKNLSMEKSKALKVLRDGAEQNLYQVEFGNYGRNITQETKQNIEAEMKAADVTGLYFDNHPARMYPSGVFSSHFIGYAVPDEEENGLVGRLGIESAYNDILSGQNGKIYYQKDNFQNPLPGTVAEEEKATDGKDVYTTLDSRLQSYLETLMDQVNEEYQPEELTAILMEAKTGEITAMSQRPTFNPETMEGLTGEDAVWRNILVQDSYEPGSTIKVFTTAAAIEEGKFDENESFLSGQIKVADATINDHDFGKKGILTMRQALSWSSNVGMVMLEQRLGGKWYNYLQKLGFGQSTHSGLDDEVAGALPTANIVDQAMSAYGQAIGVTNFQMMKAFSAIANNGTMIQPRYISKIVDPNTGEEVSTETEVLGQPFSKETTEKVREYMRDVIENENYGSAYGVYNVPGYNIAAKTGTAQIASDTGGYLTGDTAYLYSIVEMVPAEDPEYVLYLTMKHPKTYDRTALAKIANPLLKRAMDFKEAETATPEEKKTENITVSDYRNLNPDIAAADAQKSGLQPVVIGDGDKVEAQSTANGDELISGEKLILYSGGTALMPDVTGWSKADIMKLGKILGVEVTFHGDGYCTEQSLAPYEKISDETLSFHLKE